In Oceanobacillus sp. FSL K6-2867, one DNA window encodes the following:
- the mraZ gene encoding division/cell wall cluster transcriptional repressor MraZ, translating to MFMGEYLHSIDTKGRIIVPSKFREGLGASFVVTRGLDKCLFAYPMEEWKILEEKLKKLPLTKKDARAFTRFFFSGAVECEVDKQGRINIPQTLRKYANLEKDCNVIGVSNRVEFWASDSWEEYVTDSEESFGEIAENLMDFDL from the coding sequence ATGTTTATGGGCGAATACCTACATAGCATTGATACAAAAGGTAGAATTATTGTCCCTTCCAAGTTTCGTGAAGGCCTCGGGGCTAGCTTCGTGGTGACACGCGGACTGGATAAGTGTCTATTCGCATACCCTATGGAAGAATGGAAGATTTTAGAAGAAAAGTTAAAGAAGCTCCCACTTACTAAAAAGGATGCCAGAGCGTTTACTCGTTTTTTCTTTTCTGGAGCAGTTGAATGCGAAGTGGATAAACAGGGAAGAATAAATATTCCTCAAACTCTTCGCAAGTATGCAAATCTAGAAAAGGATTGTAATGTTATCGGTGTTTCAAACCGTGTAGAGTTCTGGGCAAGTGACAGCTGGGAAGAATATGTTACAGATTCTGAGGAATCCTTTGGAGAGATTGCTGAAAATCTAATGGATTTTGATCTTTGA